Proteins encoded within one genomic window of Argiope bruennichi chromosome 7, qqArgBrue1.1, whole genome shotgun sequence:
- the LOC129976197 gene encoding uncharacterized protein LOC129976197 isoform X2 — protein MSSWKDRKFFKFPARDSFRLPKFGHSFKELMCAGVQIIGGTALTTYTYDNPTYRILPFMYFAIAIGGAYHVFKIMQENYCSVRIKTNRIQSAWELANGALAYSVGIYAFSEGLKSGDKIWIPCLAVATSGYYFCIKAFHDLVPIFNRRPILQLCHLMFEPGLIACADTYLIYYRHHEENCLYWLPFVFIGIIGFNIATEGFSEADNRDKSSLLLKVIKTMMGGCVLTLSCLVLTIYGSINKFHSLWITFMVGGIFFGAFLIFGSLTCLRRYIDLETQIFLSFSGMIAGPLVFSSACFTIHYVEDASMVRFIFLLLAGLGHFLLCRSIYEFYKMLPVPFLRKCYLCLLGPVVTIYSSFVATCIGRRMGWRFSLVIMPFIPAGMYATYRGFRKEKDRDIIMDRMAKIHKKYQKNVALRRYMSPA, from the exons CCTGCTAGAGATTCATTTCGATTACCTAAGTTCGGGCATTCATTCAAGGAACTGATGTGTGCAGGAGTCCAAATTATTGGTGGCACAGCTCTTACCACCTACACGTATGATAATCCAACATACAGGATTTTACCCTTCATGTATTTTGCAATTGCCATTGGTGGAGCTTatcatgttttcaaaattatgcagGAA AATTACTGTTCAGTGcgtattaaaactaatagaattCAGTCAGCATGGGAATTGGCAAATGGAGCTCTCGCCTATTCTGTAGGAATTTACGCATTCAGTGAAGGCTTGAAAAGTGGAGATAAAATTTGGATTCCCTGTCTCGCAGTTGCTACCTCTGGTTACTATTTTTGCATAAAAGCTTTTCATGAT ttggTACCAATTTTTAATAGGAGACCCATTTTGCAATTATGTCATCTGATGTTTGAACCAGGACTAATAGCATGCGCAGACACCTACTTGATTTATTATCGGCATCATGAAGAAAACTGCCTCTATTGGCTGCCATTTGTCTTTATTGGGATTATTGGATTTAATATTGCCACTGAAGGATTTAGTGAA GCAGATAATAGAGACAAAAGTTCGTTGCTACTTAAAGTGATTAAAACAATGATGGGTGGATGCGTCCTTACCTTAAGCTGTCTAGTTCTGACTATTTATGGATCAATAAACAAATTCCATTCGCTATGGATTACTTTTATGGTTGGCGGTATATTCTTTGGCGCTTTTCTTATCTTCGGATCCCTTACTTGT CTTCGGCGATATATTGACTTGGAGACgcaaatatttctttccttctCTGGCATGATAGCTGGGCCACTCGTATTCTCTTCTGCATGCTTCACAATTCACTATGTGGAAGATGCATCTATGGTGCGTTTTATATTCCTACTTCTAGCTGGATTAGGCCATTTTCTTCTCTGCAGATCGATCTATGAG TTTTACAAGATGCTTCCTGTACCATTTCTTCGAAAATGCTATCTGTGCTTGTTGGGTCCCGTGGTGACAATATACAGTTCTTTTGTTGCAACATGCATTGGTCGCCGAATGGGTTGGCGATTCTCTCTAGTGATAATGCCTTTCATACCTGCTGGAATGTATGCTACATATAGAGGTTTCAGAAAA gaaaaagacAGGGATATTATCATGGACAGAATggcaaaaatacataaaaaatatcagaagaaCGTTGCTCTGCGTAGGTACATGTCTCCTGCATGA
- the LOC129976197 gene encoding uncharacterized protein LOC129976197 isoform X1: protein MLSYILSINIFPCRTKNQLPARDSFRLPKFGHSFKELMCAGVQIIGGTALTTYTYDNPTYRILPFMYFAIAIGGAYHVFKIMQENYCSVRIKTNRIQSAWELANGALAYSVGIYAFSEGLKSGDKIWIPCLAVATSGYYFCIKAFHDLVPIFNRRPILQLCHLMFEPGLIACADTYLIYYRHHEENCLYWLPFVFIGIIGFNIATEGFSEADNRDKSSLLLKVIKTMMGGCVLTLSCLVLTIYGSINKFHSLWITFMVGGIFFGAFLIFGSLTCLRRYIDLETQIFLSFSGMIAGPLVFSSACFTIHYVEDASMVRFIFLLLAGLGHFLLCRSIYEFYKMLPVPFLRKCYLCLLGPVVTIYSSFVATCIGRRMGWRFSLVIMPFIPAGMYATYRGFRKEKDRDIIMDRMAKIHKKYQKNVALRRYMSPA from the exons CCTGCTAGAGATTCATTTCGATTACCTAAGTTCGGGCATTCATTCAAGGAACTGATGTGTGCAGGAGTCCAAATTATTGGTGGCACAGCTCTTACCACCTACACGTATGATAATCCAACATACAGGATTTTACCCTTCATGTATTTTGCAATTGCCATTGGTGGAGCTTatcatgttttcaaaattatgcagGAA AATTACTGTTCAGTGcgtattaaaactaatagaattCAGTCAGCATGGGAATTGGCAAATGGAGCTCTCGCCTATTCTGTAGGAATTTACGCATTCAGTGAAGGCTTGAAAAGTGGAGATAAAATTTGGATTCCCTGTCTCGCAGTTGCTACCTCTGGTTACTATTTTTGCATAAAAGCTTTTCATGAT ttggTACCAATTTTTAATAGGAGACCCATTTTGCAATTATGTCATCTGATGTTTGAACCAGGACTAATAGCATGCGCAGACACCTACTTGATTTATTATCGGCATCATGAAGAAAACTGCCTCTATTGGCTGCCATTTGTCTTTATTGGGATTATTGGATTTAATATTGCCACTGAAGGATTTAGTGAA GCAGATAATAGAGACAAAAGTTCGTTGCTACTTAAAGTGATTAAAACAATGATGGGTGGATGCGTCCTTACCTTAAGCTGTCTAGTTCTGACTATTTATGGATCAATAAACAAATTCCATTCGCTATGGATTACTTTTATGGTTGGCGGTATATTCTTTGGCGCTTTTCTTATCTTCGGATCCCTTACTTGT CTTCGGCGATATATTGACTTGGAGACgcaaatatttctttccttctCTGGCATGATAGCTGGGCCACTCGTATTCTCTTCTGCATGCTTCACAATTCACTATGTGGAAGATGCATCTATGGTGCGTTTTATATTCCTACTTCTAGCTGGATTAGGCCATTTTCTTCTCTGCAGATCGATCTATGAG TTTTACAAGATGCTTCCTGTACCATTTCTTCGAAAATGCTATCTGTGCTTGTTGGGTCCCGTGGTGACAATATACAGTTCTTTTGTTGCAACATGCATTGGTCGCCGAATGGGTTGGCGATTCTCTCTAGTGATAATGCCTTTCATACCTGCTGGAATGTATGCTACATATAGAGGTTTCAGAAAA gaaaaagacAGGGATATTATCATGGACAGAATggcaaaaatacataaaaaatatcagaagaaCGTTGCTCTGCGTAGGTACATGTCTCCTGCATGA